In the Cellvibrio sp. KY-GH-1 genome, CCGATTTTGAACATGCGCGTCGCTCGGTACCGCCGCCGCCGATATTTTTTATTATGTCGCTTGAGTGTAGTTCAGGTCGCTGAATTCTGCTTTTTGGCGCAAGCTTCGCCGCAATTATTTTTTATGGAACCGATTTAGCTAATTTCAGGCAATAAAAAACCCGGTGCTAAGACCGGGCTTTTCAAAAGCAATATTCAAATAAAGCTATTCGGCGAATTACTTGATTTTGCCTTCTTTGTAGACCACGTGCTTGCGCACAACTGGATCGTACTTTTTGATTTCCATCTTTTCTGGCATGGTGCGCTTGTTCTTGTCAGTGGTGTAGAAGTGACCAGTACCAGCAGAAGAGTTCAGACGAATTTTTTCGCGCATGACAATAGCTCCTAATTACACTTTGTGGCCGTTGGCACGAACATCAGCCAACACAGCTTCGATGCCGCGCTTGTCGATGATACGCATACCTTTTGGAGTCAGACGCAGAGTTACGAAACGCTTCTCAGCTTCTACCCAAAAACGGTGAGATTGCAGGTTTGGCAAAAAACGACGCTTGGTGTGGTTTTTTGCGTGGGATACATTGTGACCGGTAACAGGGCGTTTGCCGGTAACTTGACATACTCTGGACATTTGATTGCCTCATTCAAAAATCAGTGCGCTCTGCTGGAGGCGCGGTGTTAGAACCGTTTAAACAGACTAACAACCAGCAAATGCGCCTTGTGATCAGCCTATTCTTTCCTAAACGCGGCGGGATAATTCGACACTGCCGCAAAGAGCCGCGCTTTATACCAAAAGCCGGCCCCAATAGCAACGAAAAGGTTATTTTTTGAGCCTCGATTCGTTTAAATCAGGCCGCGCTCGGCAAAGGACACCACTTCCAGGTCGCCTACCACCATGTGATCCAGTATCCGCACGTCAATCAGCTCCAACGCCGCTTGCAGCCTTTGCGTAATCCGTTGATCCGCCTGACTCGGTTCCGCAATACCACTTGGATGATTGTGAGCGAGAATCAAGGCAGCGGCGTTGTGAGTCATAGCCCGCCGTACCACCTCGCGCGGATAGACAGCTGCACCATCGATAGTGCCGAAAAATAACTCTTCGTAAGTAATCAGTCGATTCTGATTGTCGAGGAACAAGACCGCAAAGACTTCTCTCGGTTGATGGCGCAACTGGGCGCTCAGGTATTGTCGCACCAGCTCTGGGCTGGAGAGCAAATCACCCGCTTTCATTGTTGCCGACAGATGACGGCGAGCCATCTCCAACACCGCCTGCAGCTGAGCATATTTTGCATTGCCCAACCCCAGTCCTTTGCAAAAATCGACCTGGGTTGCCTCGAGTAGAGGGCGCAACCCCCCATAGTGTTGCAAGAGATCGCGCGCCAGATCTACCGCCGATTTGCCGGCGACACCGATTCGCAAGAAGATCGCCAGTAATTCAGCGTCGGATAGCGCGCGCGGGCCAAGTGCCAGTAATTTTTCACGCGGACGTTCGGCCTCAGGCCAATCAGCAATAGACATCACGAAAACTCCTTTTTGAATAAAAGAACACATTAATCAATCCCTGTTCGCCTGTTATACCGGGTTGGGGCAGCAGATGCGAAAATGCCGCCAAGAATGGTATCTTAGCGGCCGTTCGTCAAGCATCGCGCTGCTTGGGCTCCAAGCCCGGCAAGGCCGTGGCCGTTAGTGGCCAATTACGTACTTTCAGCTAAGGTTGTTCTCTAGCTGTCCACTTTTTCCCCGGGGCTGCCTTATCCATGAGTTCATTGGCCAATAAACAGATTCTGCTCGGCGTCACCGGTGGCATCGCCGCCTATAAAAGTGCCGACCTGGTGCGCCGCCTGCAAGACGCAGGTGCCAGCGTGCAGGTGGTGATGACCCCTGCCGCGCAGGAATTTATTACTCCGCTAACTATGCAGGCACTATCAGGCCATCCAGTACACACTCAACTATTAGATCCGGAAGCAGAAGCGGGCATGGGTCATATCCAATTGGCGCGTTGGGCCGACCTGCTACTGATCGCCCCCGCAACGGCTGATTTTATGGCGCGCTTGAGCCAGGGGCTGGGTAATGATTTGCTAACCAGCATCTGTCTGGCCACCGCCGCCCCTATCGCCTTGGCACCCGCGATGAACCAGGGCATGTGGCGCAATGCGGCAACGCAAGCCAATCTCGATATCCTTATCGATCGCAAAATCCATATTTTCGGCCCCGCTGATGGAGGCCAGGCCTGCGGTGATATTGGCCCGGGGCGTATGCTGGAACCCTTACAAATTGTTGATATGGCTGCACGTCTATTCGCCACTGGCAGTCTTGCCGGCAAAAAAGTCGTCATTACCGCCGGCCCTACCCGCGAAGCCATAGACCCGGTTCGCTACATCAGCAACCACAGCTCAGGCAAGATGGGTTATGCGTTAGTCCAGGCAGCAATTGAAGCAGGCGCACAAACCGTATTAATCAGCGGCCCGACGCAATTGGCAAAGCCCGCGCGCGCGCGCTGTATTGATGTGATCACGGCTGAAGAGATGTACAACGCCAGCATGGCCGAGGCACTGGATTGCGATCTGTTTATCGCCGCCGCCGCGGTAGCTGATTACCGTCCGATAGAAGTGGCCACCCAAAAAATGAAAAAGGGTGATGACGATGACATCACCCTACACTTGATAAAAAATCCCGACATAGTTGCGAGTGTCGCTGCGCTCACACCGAAACCCTTAACCGTGGGTTTCGCGGCCGAGTCTGAAAAACTGATCGACTATGCCCGGACTAAACTGGAACGCAAAAATCTTGATTTGGTAGTCGCCAATAATATTGCCGCAAGCAACATAGGTTTTAACAGCGACGATAACGCCGTCACACTTATCGATAAGCATTCCAGCACCGACATTAGCCAGCGCAGCAAACAACAACTTGCGCGCGAACTCATTGCCTGTTTTGCACAAAAACTGGCACCACAACGATAAGCACGCAACAGAGAACAATGGGAAGGTAGACGAGTGAACCCCAAAGATCCGCTCCTTGCAAAACCTGAAGCAGGCACACACCTTTCACGCACAGCACAGCGCGCGCTGGAAGCAGCCAAACGCAAAGCAGCTATGCAACAAAAAATCTTGTTGATCTTGCTGGGCATAGGCCTGCTTATCAATGGGGT is a window encoding:
- the coaBC gene encoding bifunctional phosphopantothenoylcysteine decarboxylase/phosphopantothenate--cysteine ligase CoaBC, which translates into the protein MSSLANKQILLGVTGGIAAYKSADLVRRLQDAGASVQVVMTPAAQEFITPLTMQALSGHPVHTQLLDPEAEAGMGHIQLARWADLLLIAPATADFMARLSQGLGNDLLTSICLATAAPIALAPAMNQGMWRNAATQANLDILIDRKIHIFGPADGGQACGDIGPGRMLEPLQIVDMAARLFATGSLAGKKVVITAGPTREAIDPVRYISNHSSGKMGYALVQAAIEAGAQTVLISGPTQLAKPARARCIDVITAEEMYNASMAEALDCDLFIAAAAVADYRPIEVATQKMKKGDDDDITLHLIKNPDIVASVAALTPKPLTVGFAAESEKLIDYARTKLERKNLDLVVANNIAASNIGFNSDDNAVTLIDKHSSTDISQRSKQQLARELIACFAQKLAPQR
- the radC gene encoding DNA repair protein RadC, with protein sequence MSIADWPEAERPREKLLALGPRALSDAELLAIFLRIGVAGKSAVDLARDLLQHYGGLRPLLEATQVDFCKGLGLGNAKYAQLQAVLEMARRHLSATMKAGDLLSSPELVRQYLSAQLRHQPREVFAVLFLDNQNRLITYEELFFGTIDGAAVYPREVVRRAMTHNAAALILAHNHPSGIAEPSQADQRITQRLQAALELIDVRILDHMVVGDLEVVSFAERGLI
- the rpmB gene encoding 50S ribosomal protein L28; translated protein: MSRVCQVTGKRPVTGHNVSHAKNHTKRRFLPNLQSHRFWVEAEKRFVTLRLTPKGMRIIDKRGIEAVLADVRANGHKV
- the rpmG gene encoding 50S ribosomal protein L33; this translates as MREKIRLNSSAGTGHFYTTDKNKRTMPEKMEIKKYDPVVRKHVVYKEGKIK